The Nocardia sp. NBC_01503 sequence GTAGGAGCGCAGTGCGGATTGGATGTCTCCTGCTTGGAAGGGTGGTAGCACGACGCCCTGAAGCAGACGCATCAGTGTGCCCGACAGCTTCAGGGTCGCGGCGAACGGCGAGTAGGAGCCCGCGACGATGCGGCCGCCGTCGCGGAATCCGAGCATGGCCGTGCGCATTCGTTCGCAGCAGGTGATCACTTGGGCGACCGTCGGGTTGTCGAGGTCTATATCGCCGAGTTCGATGGTGGCGTAGACGGCATCGGACATTGCTCGCTGCAGATCTCGCCGATCCTTCAGATGCTTGTACAACGCGCCGGGTGTCACCTCCGCCGCTACTGCGAGTCGGCGCATGGTGAGCGCGTCCAGTCCGTTCGCCGACACGTACTCGTGGGCGATCTCCACCAGCCGATCCCGGCTCAATCCGCGTTTGACCATCGGGGCAGAGCCTAATAGCCTCCCTGTGGTGAACAATGTTTACCACACGGTAAGTCGGACCGAGGTCGTCATCGCGGGGGCCGGACCGACCGGGTTGATGCTGGCGTGCGAATTACGGCTTGCGGGCGTGGACGTCGTTCTGCTCGATACGCTCGCCGAACGGACCGGTCAGTCGCGCGCTGGAGGCATCCATGCCCGGACGATGGAGATCTTCGATCAGCGCGGAATGGTAGAGCGCCTGCTGCCGCACGGACACGTGTTCCCGGGCAAGGGCCCCGGCCATTTCGCCGGTATCCCCATGGTTTTCGGTGATCTCGCCACCCGTTATCCCACCGGGCTCGCCATCACCCAGGCCAACCTCGAAACTCAACTCGACCGGTACGCAACCGAATTGGGTGCACCCGTGCAGTGGGGATCGCCGGTTGCCGGTCTCGAGCAGGACTCCGACGGCATCGAGGTACGAATCGGCGGCACGAACCCCCGTCGCGTCCGCGCTGCCTACCTCATCGGCTGCGATGGCGGCCGCAGCACCGTTCGCAAACTGGCTGGAATCGGTTTCACCGGCACCGACGCGACCATGATCGGCATGATCGCCGATGTTGAACTGTCCAGCCCACCCTCCGGGTGGATCCTGACCCGACGATACGGCCCAGGTGACTTCTCGGTGCTTCCCTTGCAGCCCGGATGGTTCCGGCTCATGGTGAATCGCCACGACCGCGTCATCGATCCGGCGACCGCCCCCACCTTCGACGAGTTCCGTGCCTCGTTTCGCGAGGTGGCAGGTTCCGACTACGGCATGCACAGCCCACGCTGGGTTTCCCAGTTCGGCGACGCGGCCCGCCTCGCTGACCGCTACCGCTGCGGCAGAGTCCTTTTGGCGGGCGATGCGGCGCACATCCACTACCCGGCCGGAGGGCAGGGCCTGAACACCGGCATCCAGGACGCAGCCAACCTCGGCTGGAAACTCGCGGCCGTCCTCCGCGGCCGAACGCCCGAATCCCTGCTCGACACTTACGAATCCGAACGCCGCCCCGTCGCTACCCGCGTCCTGCACAACACCCGCGCGCAAACCGCCCTCATGCGCCCCGGCCCGCACACCGAAGCACTCCGCGCAACCCTGGCTGGGCTGTTCGACATCGACGAGGTTCGAAACCGCCTCGCCGCCATGCTGTTCGCCCTGGACATCCGCTACGACGTCGGCCACGACCACCCGCTGTCCGGACACCGCGTTCCCGACGCCGATCTATCGCTGCCCACCGGCAACAAACGAGTCCACCAACTCCTGCGATCGGGACGCCCGATGCTGTTGTCTCTCAACGAAACCCGACCCCCGACAGCCATCGAATGGCCCGAACGACTGGACCTGGTCACCGCGCACAGCCAGGGCGAACATTGGATAGTTCCCCTCCTGGGTGAGATCGCCATCCCGGCCACCGTATTGATCCGGCCCGACGGCCACG is a genomic window containing:
- a CDS encoding TetR/AcrR family transcriptional regulator — encoded protein: MVKRGLSRDRLVEIAHEYVSANGLDALTMRRLAVAAEVTPGALYKHLKDRRDLQRAMSDAVYATIELGDIDLDNPTVAQVITCCERMRTAMLGFRDGGRIVAGSYSPFAATLKLSGTLMRLLQGVVLPPFQAGDIQSALRSYTTGFVIEEQAYLELERAGEWEPLVATLTSNGPRANLTGDTISIMTGERDRRFTAGLHAILTGTVHADPTTSE
- a CDS encoding FAD-dependent monooxygenase, with amino-acid sequence MNNVYHTVSRTEVVIAGAGPTGLMLACELRLAGVDVVLLDTLAERTGQSRAGGIHARTMEIFDQRGMVERLLPHGHVFPGKGPGHFAGIPMVFGDLATRYPTGLAITQANLETQLDRYATELGAPVQWGSPVAGLEQDSDGIEVRIGGTNPRRVRAAYLIGCDGGRSTVRKLAGIGFTGTDATMIGMIADVELSSPPSGWILTRRYGPGDFSVLPLQPGWFRLMVNRHDRVIDPATAPTFDEFRASFREVAGSDYGMHSPRWVSQFGDAARLADRYRCGRVLLAGDAAHIHYPAGGQGLNTGIQDAANLGWKLAAVLRGRTPESLLDTYESERRPVATRVLHNTRAQTALMRPGPHTEALRATLAGLFDIDEVRNRLAAMLFALDIRYDVGHDHPLSGHRVPDADLSLPTGNKRVHQLLRSGRPMLLSLNETRPPTAIEWPERLDLVTAHSQGEHWIVPLLGEIAIPATVLIRPDGHVAWASDDPGTGGLHKAVSTWVDRMGFKQAQNGAAQ